In the genome of Hydractinia symbiolongicarpus strain clone_291-10 chromosome 5, HSymV2.1, whole genome shotgun sequence, one region contains:
- the LOC130645201 gene encoding uncharacterized protein LOC130645201: MLPKQAPRFHFMYINLSNMKFQQKLLSLKTDSVKLESHVLPELPMIWSKSTSYLCENVAKDIFREVINKPLTKKSGIEEELYVYPHVLRRVNAMSYKFDTKSNQIQHFVLKQKETREVNHTMLPMTFQSTQLLSKQNALPYSNRHNVKDNNLPSDEQLDEMMLYFQQQAHCLFKPTGWSYRKCSYKILFENMMIGTRTESLNAYIMQINVMKSMINVFYFQPELSILRMTKNLSEGTIYVRWQVQGMPRLLKPFSMFGIFDEKRFFRYIDGFSIFYVLNDGLYHRHILTKTTPLRNEDDKSLASHFLSRLGLPDPALESLPKQPTPAFKKHLKGL; the protein is encoded by the coding sequence atgTTACCCAAACAAGCACCTCGATTTCACTTTATGTACATAAACCTTTCAAATATGAAGTTTCAACAAAAACTATTAAGCTTAAAAACAGATTCAGTAAAACTAGAGAGTCATGTTTTACCCGAGTTACCTATGATTTGGAGTAAAAGCACCTCATATTTATGTGAAAATGTAGCAAAGGATATTTTCAGGGAGGTTATCAATAAACCATTGACAAAAAAGTCAGGAATTGAAGAAGAACTCTATGTTTATCCACATGTCCTAAGAAGAGTTAATGCAATGTCATACAAATTTGATACAAAGAGCAACCAGATTCAACATTTTGTTctcaaacaaaaagaaactcGGGAGGTTAACCACACAATGTTACCAATGACTTTTCAAAGCACTCAATTACTTTCTAAGCAAAATGCTTTACCTTACAGCAATAGGCATAATGTGAAAGATAATAACCTTCCATCTGATGAACAACTGGATGAAATGATGCTGTATTTTCAACAACAGGCACATTGTCTTTTCAAGCCTACTGGTTGGTCATACCGCAAATGTAGTTATAAGATATTATTTGAAAACATGATGATAGGTACAAGGACAGAATCTTTAAATGCTTATATCATGCAAATAAATGTTATGAAGAGTAtgattaatgttttttattttcaaccagagttatcaattttaaggatGACAAAAAACTTGTCAGAAGGAACCATCTACGTACGCTGGCAAGTTCAAGGTATGCCACGTCTTTTAAAGCCATTTTCAATGTTTGGTATATTTgatgaaaaacgtttttttcgaTATATCGATGGTTTCTccattttttatgtattaaatGATGGATTGTACCACAGACATATTTTAACGAAAACGACACCTTTAAGAAATGAAGATGATAAAAGTCTGGCGTCACATTTTCTTTCGAGATTAGGTTTACCTGATCCTGCTTTGGAAAGTTTACCAAAGCAACCAACGCCAGCAtttaagaaacatttaaaagGATTGTAA